A single region of the Bifidobacterium asteroides DSM 20089 genome encodes:
- a CDS encoding FAD:protein FMN transferase, whose amino-acid sequence MAHVLSSADHNSGSLGGLESLPYVLTFPQALGTGIIINTAKRVPAKVRKRMADLIEDYESALSRFRTDSLLAAMAKADNGGEFVFPSYCCPLFEMYDRFYALTEGRLDPAVGADLVALGYGPDMSFVMQAGALGKLGRIHGRPTWAHDVRRNGATLITAGPIHLDFGAMGKGFLVDLLGAFLADAGGYVIDAGGDIGVQTSMPITVAMEDPDDQTNAVGVVSLSSGALCASAPSRRHWASRYERDGEAGLISLHHILNAIDGTPVRQVLATWALVGSGSFPTAVADGLATALFLMDPSDLAFHVDYSCAVLRSDRRFIVSSAFPGEVFTNLDSHPIALR is encoded by the coding sequence ATGGCACATGTTTTGTCTTCTGCTGACCACAATTCTGGTTCCTTGGGTGGGCTGGAATCTCTGCCATATGTTCTGACCTTTCCCCAGGCCCTGGGTACGGGAATCATCATCAATACGGCAAAACGGGTGCCAGCCAAGGTTCGTAAGAGGATGGCGGATCTGATAGAGGATTATGAGTCGGCGCTTTCCCGATTTCGTACCGATTCACTGCTCGCTGCCATGGCAAAGGCCGACAATGGCGGAGAATTTGTTTTTCCTTCGTACTGCTGTCCTCTTTTTGAAATGTATGACCGTTTTTATGCCCTGACTGAGGGGCGGCTTGACCCTGCCGTGGGCGCTGACCTGGTGGCACTTGGTTACGGTCCGGATATGAGTTTCGTTATGCAGGCAGGCGCCTTAGGAAAATTGGGGCGCATACATGGTCGTCCAACCTGGGCTCATGATGTTCGGCGGAACGGAGCGACCTTGATAACGGCAGGTCCGATCCATCTGGACTTCGGGGCCATGGGCAAGGGGTTTCTAGTCGATCTGTTGGGCGCCTTCTTGGCGGATGCCGGCGGGTATGTGATCGATGCGGGGGGCGACATAGGGGTGCAGACGTCAATGCCGATCACTGTTGCCATGGAGGATCCCGATGATCAAACCAATGCGGTGGGTGTCGTCTCGCTGTCATCGGGTGCTTTGTGTGCTTCGGCTCCCAGTCGCAGGCATTGGGCCTCTCGTTACGAAAGGGATGGTGAAGCTGGTCTTATCAGTCTCCACCATATTCTCAATGCAATTGACGGTACTCCCGTGCGGCAGGTTCTTGCTACATGGGCGCTTGTCGGTTCTGGCTCTTTCCCTACTGCAGTTGCCGATGGCCTGGCGACGGCCCTGTTCCTTATGGATCCGTCAGATCTGGCGTTTCATGTGGATTATTCCTGCGCCGTGCTTCGTTCGGATCGACGGTTCATCGTCTCATCCGCATTTCCTGGTGAGGTGTTCACCAACTTGGATAGTCATCCTATTGCATTGCGATGA
- a CDS encoding glycoside hydrolase family 172 protein: protein MGMRSQLAGDPLGLTLVKSSVSRSINAENPRGEKGRGAISAGELGPGRKGSPCIRNLEPGSSVVLADIEGTGVINHLWFTVTDRTSDADRYVLRDLVLRIYWDDEQTPSVECPLGDFFCCGFGQVCRVNSLPIQVAPTGGLNAYFPMPFGRRARLVLENQHVNVVPALFYQIDYSLQDDPLPADTGYFHAQWRRQKATVPGQDYVVLDGVRGRGQYIGTYLALSVLERYWWGEGEFKFYIDGDEAYPTICSTGTEDYFGGAWSFAVPSAEGTIEQTYCAPFCGYPFYSNHDYSIRNRYHNDDCPPMRGLYRWHIPDPIRFEQDLRVTWQQIGSGFQGAFERSDDVSTVAYWYQLEPHGDFPALPSARDRWPR, encoded by the coding sequence ATGGGTATGCGTTCGCAGCTGGCAGGAGATCCGTTGGGTCTGACGCTCGTCAAATCCAGCGTAAGCAGGTCGATCAATGCTGAGAATCCCCGCGGCGAGAAAGGTCGGGGAGCCATATCGGCAGGAGAGCTTGGACCAGGCAGGAAGGGCAGCCCCTGCATCAGGAATCTGGAGCCGGGTTCGTCTGTGGTATTGGCTGATATCGAAGGTACTGGCGTCATTAATCACCTTTGGTTCACGGTGACGGATAGAACCAGTGATGCGGATCGATATGTTCTGCGTGATCTTGTGCTCAGGATTTACTGGGATGATGAGCAGACTCCCTCGGTTGAGTGCCCCCTGGGTGATTTTTTCTGCTGTGGTTTTGGGCAGGTCTGTCGAGTTAACTCCCTACCCATACAAGTGGCGCCGACAGGAGGGCTGAACGCCTATTTCCCCATGCCGTTTGGCAGACGCGCCCGTCTTGTTTTGGAAAACCAGCACGTGAATGTTGTGCCGGCCCTGTTCTATCAGATCGATTACTCGTTGCAGGACGATCCGTTGCCAGCGGATACGGGGTATTTCCATGCCCAGTGGCGTAGGCAAAAGGCAACTGTTCCTGGGCAGGACTACGTCGTTTTGGACGGGGTCCGGGGCAGAGGCCAGTATATTGGAACATATCTGGCCTTGAGTGTGCTTGAGCGCTACTGGTGGGGAGAAGGTGAATTCAAATTTTATATCGATGGGGACGAGGCGTATCCAACGATATGCAGCACTGGTACCGAGGATTATTTTGGAGGAGCTTGGAGTTTTGCCGTTCCAAGTGCTGAAGGGACCATTGAGCAGACATACTGTGCGCCCTTCTGTGGATATCCCTTCTATAGCAACCATGATTACTCGATTCGCAATCGCTATCACAATGATGATTGCCCTCCAATGCGGGGGTTGTATCGGTGGCATATACCAGATCCGATCCGATTCGAACAAGATCTACGCGTCACTTGGCAACAAATTGGGTCCGGGTTCCAAGGCGCTTTTGAACGAAGCGATGACGTGTCCACAGTCGCCTATTGGTACCAGTTGGAACCTCATGGCGATTTTCCTGCTCTTCCCTCGGCGCGTGATCGATGGCCCCGTTGA
- a CDS encoding glycoside hydrolase family 13 protein gives MHDPDWWRSAVVYQIYPRSFRDSDNDGIGDLRGIESGLEYLADLGVDAIWLSPFYPSPMVDGGYDVADYRDVDPKLGTLADFDSMLEHAHSLGIKVIIDIVPNHCSDQHPWFRQALEEGPESSMGSRFVFRRGRGRHAELPPTNWRSEFGGSAWEPCGSGWYYLHLFSKEQPDFNWDNPNVREEFLSVLRFWSDRGVDGFRVDVSHGLAKDLHDPLRDRPDPEVMAPMCDDGSDPLFDRDEVHEIYRSWRTVLNQYDPPRMAVGESWTPITDRVFAYARPDELGSVFDFSLAKASWNLDEYASAITRTCRGFKKVGATPSWVLGNHDVPRLASRLALPKGVDELAWVASDGTVPVVDRQTGLRRARSAAMIMLALPGTAYIYQGDELGLPEVTELKSTDIRDPQWERSGHRVKGRDGCRVPIPWTSERDKSFGFNKGATPWLPQPAWFDHYSIESEMRSDKSARSLMKTALALRSKWVENDMNVKVNVVDDGLTHTLELVLASGLRSMTNFGRSSVRLPVSAKCLLNSNVVESANGAVWLAPDATVWYTTKICE, from the coding sequence ATGCATGATCCGGACTGGTGGAGGTCTGCCGTCGTCTACCAGATTTATCCTCGGTCCTTTCGGGATTCCGATAACGACGGCATAGGGGACCTGCGAGGCATTGAGAGTGGGCTGGAATATCTGGCTGATCTTGGTGTGGATGCTATCTGGCTGAGTCCCTTTTACCCCTCTCCCATGGTCGACGGTGGTTATGATGTAGCCGACTATAGGGATGTGGATCCCAAGCTGGGCACGCTGGCGGATTTTGATTCGATGCTGGAGCATGCCCATTCCCTTGGCATCAAGGTCATCATCGATATTGTGCCTAATCATTGCTCGGATCAGCATCCCTGGTTCAGGCAGGCCTTGGAAGAAGGACCTGAATCGTCCATGGGGTCCAGGTTCGTCTTTCGGCGAGGACGTGGGAGACATGCCGAGTTGCCGCCGACCAATTGGCGTTCTGAATTCGGCGGCAGCGCTTGGGAGCCCTGCGGATCCGGCTGGTATTACCTTCATTTGTTCTCCAAGGAACAGCCTGATTTCAACTGGGACAATCCAAACGTGCGGGAGGAATTCCTTTCGGTTCTTCGATTCTGGAGCGACAGAGGAGTCGATGGTTTCCGTGTGGACGTATCGCATGGGTTGGCCAAGGACCTTCATGATCCTCTTCGTGACAGACCGGATCCGGAAGTCATGGCGCCCATGTGTGACGACGGTAGCGATCCATTGTTTGACAGAGACGAAGTCCATGAGATTTACAGATCGTGGCGGACGGTCTTGAACCAGTACGATCCTCCCCGCATGGCTGTGGGGGAGTCCTGGACTCCTATCACTGACCGGGTCTTTGCCTATGCCCGCCCGGATGAGCTTGGATCGGTCTTCGATTTCTCATTGGCAAAGGCTTCTTGGAATTTGGATGAGTATGCGTCAGCCATAACCAGGACATGCCGAGGTTTCAAGAAAGTCGGAGCTACGCCCAGCTGGGTCCTTGGCAATCATGACGTTCCGCGGCTGGCTTCGCGGTTAGCTCTGCCCAAGGGTGTCGATGAACTCGCCTGGGTGGCTTCGGATGGAACTGTTCCCGTCGTTGATCGCCAGACCGGGTTACGGAGAGCCCGGTCTGCCGCTATGATCATGCTGGCTCTGCCGGGAACCGCATACATCTATCAAGGCGATGAGTTGGGGCTGCCGGAAGTCACCGAACTTAAGTCGACAGATATCCGCGATCCTCAGTGGGAACGATCCGGGCACCGAGTCAAAGGGAGGGATGGATGTCGTGTGCCGATTCCATGGACGAGCGAGCGTGACAAATCCTTCGGCTTCAATAAGGGCGCTACTCCATGGCTGCCGCAGCCTGCCTGGTTCGATCACTACTCCATAGAGTCTGAAATGCGATCAGACAAGTCGGCTCGTTCCCTGATGAAAACGGCTCTGGCTTTGCGCAGCAAGTGGGTCGAAAATGATATGAATGTGAAGGTTAACGTTGTCGATGATGGGCTGACCCACACCTTAGAACTAGTCTTGGCTTCCGGTTTGAGAAGCATGACCAATTTTGGTAGATCGTCGGTGAGGTTGCCGGTCTCGGCCAAGTGCTTGTTGAATAGCAATGTCGTTGAATCAGCAAATGGAGCGGTTTGGCTCGCGCCTGATGCCACGGTCTGGTATACGACAAAGATATGTGAGTGA
- a CDS encoding carbohydrate ABC transporter permease, producing the protein MKQSLSVRVLGNLTLAVTIIFSILPFVSMFSAAVQPQGSMPHGIQFTAHPHWENFAAAWKVANITPLLISSAILVLVVVPVVLICSAMGGYAMGSLHVKGGWIAYGLLFVGLTLPFEVLVTPLYYEIQSMGLLNTRWALILPMIGLNMPFGMVWMQAYFSQMPKDLIEAASIDGANHFRIFRSIQLPLVVPALSSLGILTFLATWNQFLLAVVLIDDPTKRTMAGALQSFVGQYSTDVVLLNAGSLLIMAPTMILFIFLQRYFIKAMLDGSVKG; encoded by the coding sequence ATGAAACAGTCACTCTCTGTGCGTGTGCTGGGGAACCTCACCCTGGCCGTGACTATCATCTTTTCGATACTGCCCTTTGTCAGCATGTTTTCGGCAGCCGTACAGCCGCAGGGTTCCATGCCGCATGGGATCCAATTCACGGCACACCCTCATTGGGAGAACTTTGCAGCCGCCTGGAAGGTGGCGAATATCACCCCTTTGCTGATATCCAGTGCAATCCTTGTCCTCGTTGTAGTGCCGGTTGTGCTCATTTGCTCAGCAATGGGCGGTTACGCTATGGGCTCTCTTCATGTGAAGGGTGGATGGATCGCCTATGGCCTGCTCTTTGTCGGCCTGACCCTGCCCTTCGAAGTGCTCGTTACCCCCCTTTACTATGAAATCCAATCCATGGGGCTGCTCAATACCAGATGGGCGCTCATCCTGCCGATGATCGGGCTCAATATGCCATTTGGCATGGTCTGGATGCAAGCCTATTTCTCGCAGATGCCCAAAGATCTGATTGAGGCGGCAAGCATCGACGGTGCCAACCATTTCAGGATCTTCCGCAGCATTCAATTACCTTTGGTCGTTCCTGCCCTGTCTTCATTAGGCATACTGACTTTCCTCGCCACGTGGAATCAATTCCTTCTTGCCGTCGTCCTCATTGACGACCCAACCAAGCGGACTATGGCCGGTGCGTTACAGTCTTTCGTTGGTCAGTATTCCACTGATGTGGTCCTTTTGAATGCGGGCTCTCTGTTGATCATGGCGCCGACGATGATACTGTTCATTTTCCTGCAAAGATACTTCATCAAGGCCATGCTTGATGGATCGGTAAAGGGCTGA
- a CDS encoding carbohydrate ABC transporter permease has protein sequence MSSTLVGWLFLLPGLAFYLVFVFWPIIQTAWYSFYDWNGIDASTWVGVKNFVKVFTDPVLLGSIGHSFYLVIFFSLIPIVLGMIIASLIRDIRAKAVSTFAQVCLFLPRVIPGAAAAVAWTWMLAQDGIVNQMLSAMGLGEHATSWLGNQHTALTSVGIIGFWLQLGFCIVLLSAGIGGIDKSLYEAASIDGAGWWSQLWHITLPGLRGQIAVCLTMTVVAALASFDVVFMATQGGPGYSTMVPGVMVYRLAFTQNRVGLASALALVLMVLVLLVVGPLQRLVQGKEEA, from the coding sequence CTGAGCTCCACCCTGGTAGGTTGGTTGTTTCTGCTTCCCGGGCTGGCCTTCTACCTGGTCTTTGTGTTCTGGCCGATCATTCAGACTGCCTGGTATTCCTTCTATGACTGGAACGGCATTGATGCCAGCACTTGGGTGGGCGTGAAGAATTTCGTCAAGGTCTTCACCGATCCTGTGCTGCTGGGAAGCATAGGGCACTCGTTCTACCTGGTTATCTTCTTCTCGTTGATACCCATCGTTTTGGGAATGATCATCGCATCGTTGATCCGTGATATTCGTGCCAAAGCGGTCAGCACTTTTGCTCAGGTCTGTCTGTTTTTGCCTCGTGTCATCCCTGGAGCGGCGGCGGCCGTGGCTTGGACCTGGATGTTGGCACAGGACGGCATTGTCAATCAGATGCTCAGCGCAATGGGTCTGGGGGAGCACGCCACCTCATGGCTGGGCAACCAGCACACTGCGTTGACATCAGTCGGCATCATCGGTTTCTGGTTGCAGCTGGGCTTCTGCATCGTGTTGCTATCGGCTGGCATCGGAGGCATCGATAAATCCTTATATGAAGCGGCCAGCATTGATGGAGCAGGTTGGTGGAGCCAGCTCTGGCATATCACGCTGCCTGGGTTGCGCGGGCAGATCGCTGTCTGCCTGACTATGACGGTTGTGGCAGCTCTGGCCAGCTTTGACGTGGTCTTCATGGCCACCCAAGGAGGTCCTGGCTACAGCACGATGGTACCTGGCGTCATGGTATATCGACTGGCCTTTACGCAGAACCGGGTCGGTCTGGCTTCGGCGCTCGCACTGGTGCTTATGGTGCTCGTGTTACTTGTGGTGGGCCCGCTCCAGCGACTGGTGCAGGGGAAGGAGGAAGCATGA
- a CDS encoding ABC transporter substrate-binding protein: MKSMIKHGGVALLATGMILSLAACGPGSTGSSESSDEPSSVSTNLGSKSYELKLWDGAGLKTVDDALIKGFQSKYPNIHIKANYDPDNVSAQNGPRVISSTDAPDIARLTDVNTAVSGHHVISLEPYVKAYGWKVPKSQTQLYRADAKGRLGDGDLYALPNSYSVSGVYVNTKLTAKAGIADLPRTVDEFESDMGKAKDAGLIPMMTYAKDGGTSFAFQAMMTNTDSVQSVQDWILQKPKADFRTKGSKEAAQKLQDWNKEGYLPQGVNAIDASTALSRFTAGEGVFFPSGNWNLATVAKALGDDVQFIPFPANSANEQPSIAANAGSFFGIPKNSRNKDAAACFLNYTQSDEARQIIADVSGYYPKTVEGQSLPKAQSALQRSMFDYYKDVFDSGRSTDFINNATAGIQSSGFIPNFQLLLDNSLTAQQFTEKIQQEYSQEVRH, encoded by the coding sequence ATGAAATCAATGATTAAGCACGGTGGCGTGGCCCTGCTTGCAACAGGCATGATTCTTTCGCTGGCAGCGTGTGGGCCAGGTTCCACTGGCTCGTCCGAGAGCAGCGATGAGCCTTCTTCAGTCAGCACGAATTTGGGCTCGAAGTCGTATGAGCTTAAGCTCTGGGACGGCGCAGGGCTCAAGACAGTAGACGATGCGCTCATCAAGGGGTTCCAGAGCAAATACCCTAATATCCATATCAAGGCCAACTATGATCCGGACAATGTTTCGGCTCAAAATGGGCCGCGTGTCATTTCTTCCACCGATGCTCCGGATATAGCGCGCCTGACGGATGTCAACACTGCGGTCAGCGGTCACCATGTGATATCCCTCGAACCGTATGTAAAAGCATACGGATGGAAGGTCCCCAAGTCCCAAACGCAACTGTATAGGGCTGATGCCAAAGGCAGACTGGGTGATGGCGACTTATATGCGTTGCCCAATTCCTATTCGGTTTCAGGCGTGTATGTCAATACCAAACTGACAGCCAAGGCAGGAATTGCCGATCTTCCCCGTACCGTGGATGAATTTGAATCGGATATGGGCAAGGCTAAGGATGCAGGCCTCATTCCTATGATGACCTATGCGAAGGACGGCGGGACATCATTCGCTTTCCAAGCGATGATGACCAACACTGACTCGGTGCAGTCTGTGCAGGACTGGATATTGCAAAAGCCAAAAGCTGATTTCAGGACCAAGGGTTCAAAGGAGGCGGCGCAAAAACTCCAGGATTGGAACAAAGAGGGGTACTTGCCGCAAGGGGTCAATGCCATCGATGCTTCCACCGCCTTAAGCAGATTCACCGCTGGCGAGGGTGTGTTCTTCCCCAGTGGAAACTGGAATTTGGCAACAGTGGCCAAAGCCCTGGGTGACGATGTGCAATTCATTCCCTTCCCGGCGAATTCTGCCAATGAGCAGCCAAGCATTGCAGCCAATGCGGGAAGCTTCTTCGGAATTCCTAAGAACTCCCGAAACAAAGACGCAGCAGCTTGCTTCCTCAATTACACGCAGAGCGATGAAGCCCGGCAGATCATAGCGGACGTCAGCGGGTACTATCCGAAGACAGTCGAGGGCCAGTCCCTGCCAAAGGCGCAGAGTGCTCTTCAGCGCAGCATGTTTGACTACTACAAGGATGTCTTCGATTCGGGCAGATCGACTGACTTCATCAACAACGCCACAGCCGGAATCCAGTCAAGCGGGTTCATCCCCAACTTCCAGCTCTTGCTCGACAACAGTCTTACCGCTCAACAGTTTACGGAAAAGATTCAGCAGGAGTACAGCCAAGAGGTGCGGCATTGA
- a CDS encoding LacI family DNA-binding transcriptional regulator, with protein MREPTIYDVAKEAGVSASTVSRALQGKNRVSDNTRAKVFEASARLGFTASKEASRLRSGKTGRIALIVGNHLSGWYSSELAEGVYSALCEEGYDLLSYRVADKKQRAEFFSSMPVKRNADAMIISSFALTDQEGQTLRSTGMPIVSVNTMHLDDRYSNASIGVDEVTTTKDLIRRLIAIGHTNIAYLKRTQFNKDFVWDADQRITGYHLGLEEGAIPRRDDYEIAIPYQGDIGKLAASAILALTPRPTAVCCISDEVAICLVHELRRLGIRVPDDISVVGFDDRELAGPLGISTVHHEPNAYGRTAAQMAIRLANGNKLPHRRITAKATFMLRETMGPAPKFRGRQ; from the coding sequence ATGAGAGAGCCGACTATTTATGATGTAGCCAAAGAAGCTGGGGTGTCTGCGTCAACGGTTTCCAGAGCGCTCCAAGGCAAGAACCGTGTTTCGGACAACACCAGAGCCAAAGTGTTCGAAGCGAGCGCAAGGCTCGGATTCACCGCTTCAAAGGAGGCATCAAGGCTCCGCAGCGGTAAGACAGGAAGAATAGCGCTGATTGTCGGTAATCATCTTTCAGGATGGTACAGTTCCGAACTTGCTGAAGGAGTCTATTCAGCACTCTGCGAAGAAGGGTATGACCTGCTGTCTTATCGGGTAGCGGATAAGAAACAACGCGCTGAATTCTTTTCCTCGATGCCAGTCAAGCGCAACGCCGATGCCATGATCATCTCGTCCTTCGCCCTTACCGACCAAGAGGGGCAGACCTTGCGCAGCACCGGCATGCCCATCGTGAGTGTCAACACCATGCATTTGGATGACCGCTACAGCAATGCATCAATCGGAGTCGATGAAGTCACCACTACCAAGGACCTAATTCGCCGCCTGATCGCCATCGGTCATACCAACATCGCATATCTCAAACGGACACAATTCAATAAGGACTTCGTCTGGGATGCTGACCAGCGCATAACCGGCTACCACCTTGGACTTGAAGAGGGAGCCATTCCGAGAAGAGACGACTACGAGATTGCCATCCCCTACCAAGGAGACATCGGCAAGCTGGCAGCCAGTGCAATTCTGGCACTGACCCCACGCCCGACAGCAGTATGCTGCATCAGCGACGAAGTGGCCATATGTCTGGTCCATGAACTCCGCCGTTTGGGAATTCGGGTACCGGATGACATATCAGTGGTGGGGTTTGACGACAGAGAACTGGCCGGACCCCTAGGCATTTCAACAGTGCATCACGAGCCAAACGCCTACGGCCGGACAGCTGCACAAATGGCTATTCGCTTGGCCAATGGAAATAAACTGCCCCACCGCCGTATTACTGCCAAAGCCACATTCATGCTGAGAGAGACCATGGGCCCCGCACCTAAATTCCGCGGCCGACAGTGA
- a CDS encoding adenylosuccinate synthase → MPGIVIVGAQWGDEGKGKATDLIGEHMDYVARFNGGNNAGHTVVVGDQEYALHLLPSGIIHPAITPVIGNGVVVDPAALFEEIDGLQSRGVDCSRLRISESAHVIAPYHRTLDKVTERFLGKHKIGTTGRGIGPAYADKINRVGIRVHDLFNVDHLRDKVEASLHQKNQMLVKLYNRRAIEVEATVEELAGYAERLKPYVANTSLMLNQALEQGKNVLFEGGQATMLDVDHGTYPFVTSSNCTAGGACTGTGVGPTKIDRVVGVAKAYVTRVGEGPFPTELDNEQGEWLRRQGHEYGVTTGRSRRCGWFDALVSRYAVQINGLTDIVLTKLDVLSGLETIPVCVGYDITRSDGSRVRVDQMPVDQAEFQSAQPVYEELPGWREDISGARSFEEFPTKAKDYIHRLEDLSGCRISAVGSGPGRDQIVQIHSLID, encoded by the coding sequence ATGCCGGGAATCGTGATCGTCGGGGCCCAGTGGGGCGACGAGGGCAAGGGCAAGGCAACGGATCTGATCGGCGAGCACATGGACTACGTCGCCAGGTTCAACGGGGGCAACAACGCCGGCCATACCGTCGTCGTGGGTGACCAGGAGTATGCCCTCCACCTTCTGCCTTCGGGGATCATTCATCCGGCCATTACCCCGGTCATCGGCAACGGTGTCGTGGTGGACCCGGCCGCCCTCTTCGAGGAGATCGATGGACTCCAGTCCCGTGGCGTTGATTGCAGCCGGCTTAGGATCAGCGAATCCGCGCACGTAATCGCCCCTTACCATCGTACGCTGGACAAGGTGACCGAGCGCTTCCTGGGCAAGCATAAGATCGGCACGACAGGCCGCGGAATCGGCCCGGCCTATGCCGACAAGATCAACCGTGTGGGCATCCGTGTGCACGACCTGTTCAACGTCGACCACCTGCGCGACAAGGTGGAGGCAAGCCTACACCAGAAGAACCAGATGCTGGTCAAGCTCTACAACCGCCGGGCCATCGAGGTGGAGGCCACCGTTGAAGAGCTGGCGGGATACGCCGAGCGGCTCAAGCCTTACGTGGCCAATACCTCATTGATGCTCAACCAGGCTCTGGAGCAGGGCAAGAACGTCCTCTTCGAGGGGGGACAGGCCACCATGCTGGACGTGGATCATGGCACCTACCCCTTTGTCACCTCATCCAACTGCACAGCCGGGGGCGCCTGCACCGGTACTGGCGTGGGCCCGACCAAGATCGACCGTGTGGTCGGCGTAGCCAAGGCTTATGTGACCCGTGTGGGGGAGGGCCCCTTCCCCACGGAGCTGGACAACGAGCAGGGCGAATGGCTGCGCCGTCAGGGCCATGAGTACGGGGTGACCACTGGCCGCTCCCGCCGCTGCGGCTGGTTCGATGCGCTGGTCAGCCGCTATGCAGTACAGATCAACGGCCTGACCGACATCGTGCTGACCAAGCTGGATGTCCTCTCTGGTCTGGAGACCATCCCGGTCTGCGTGGGCTACGACATCACCCGGTCCGATGGCTCCCGGGTCAGGGTGGACCAGATGCCCGTGGACCAGGCCGAGTTCCAATCGGCCCAGCCGGTATACGAGGAGCTGCCGGGCTGGCGCGAGGACATCTCCGGCGCCAGGAGCTTCGAGGAATTCCCGACCAAGGCCAAGGACTACATCCACCGCCTGGAAGACCTTTCCGGCTGCCGCATCTCGGCCGTGGGCTCGGGCCCGGGCCGCGACCAGATCGTGCAGATTCACTCCCTTATCGACTGA
- the fbaA gene encoding class II fructose-bisphosphate aldolase gives MTLATPEQYVAMLDAARRGSYAYPAINVTSTQTLNAALQGLDEAQSDGIIQVSVGGAAYLSGQRLADRVAGSIAFAKFAHEVIARYPSITVALHTDHCAPQYLGEWVRPLLAYERDQVAHGQEPLFQSHMWDGSGLPLGKNLATAAELLELSRAARTILEIEVGTVGGEEDGHSAAIDKRLYSSPEDGPRVVDALGLGERGRYMVAFTFGNVHGSYKPGVVKLRPDLLGQIQARTARAISDGEIGGIPSPGAPADKPFLLVFHGGSGSQPEEIASAVAHGVVKMNVDTDTQYAFTRAVAGHMFANYDKVLKVDGEVGDKSEYDPRSWGRQAEDGMAARVVQACHQLGSAGRAMR, from the coding sequence ATGACTTTAGCGACTCCTGAACAGTATGTGGCGATGCTTGATGCAGCCAGACGGGGGTCCTATGCCTACCCCGCCATCAATGTGACCAGCACCCAGACTCTGAACGCGGCCCTGCAGGGGCTGGACGAGGCCCAGTCCGACGGAATCATCCAGGTCTCCGTGGGAGGTGCCGCCTACCTGTCCGGACAGCGCCTGGCCGACCGGGTGGCTGGCTCCATCGCCTTCGCCAAGTTCGCCCACGAGGTGATCGCCCGTTACCCAAGCATCACCGTGGCCCTGCATACGGACCACTGTGCCCCGCAATACCTGGGCGAGTGGGTTCGTCCCCTGCTGGCCTATGAGAGGGACCAGGTGGCTCACGGTCAGGAGCCGCTTTTCCAGTCGCACATGTGGGACGGTTCCGGCCTGCCTCTGGGGAAAAACCTGGCCACGGCGGCGGAGCTGCTGGAGCTGTCTCGTGCCGCCCGCACCATCCTGGAGATTGAGGTGGGCACAGTCGGCGGCGAGGAGGACGGTCACTCGGCTGCCATCGACAAGCGGCTCTATTCCTCGCCCGAGGACGGCCCCAGGGTGGTTGATGCCCTGGGTCTGGGCGAGCGCGGCCGCTACATGGTGGCTTTCACCTTCGGCAATGTGCATGGGTCATATAAGCCAGGTGTGGTCAAGCTACGGCCCGACCTGCTGGGGCAGATCCAGGCCAGGACCGCCCGAGCCATATCCGATGGGGAGATTGGCGGCATCCCTTCCCCGGGGGCCCCTGCCGACAAGCCCTTCCTCTTGGTCTTCCACGGGGGCTCCGGCTCGCAGCCGGAGGAGATTGCCTCGGCAGTTGCTCATGGCGTGGTCAAGATGAACGTGGATACCGACACCCAGTACGCCTTCACCAGGGCTGTGGCAGGGCACATGTTCGCCAATTACGACAAGGTCCTCAAGGTGGATGGGGAGGTCGGCGACAAGAGCGAGTACGACCCCCGTTCCTGGGGACGCCAGGCCGAGGACGGGATGGCTGCCCGAGTAGTCCAGGCCTGCCATCAGCTGGGCAGCGCAGGGCGGGCTATGAGATGA